The following coding sequences lie in one Nakaseomyces glabratus chromosome I, complete sequence genomic window:
- the TRS65 gene encoding Trs65p (CAGL0I08855g~Ortholog(s) have Rab guanyl-nucleotide exchange factor activity, role in cellular protein complex assembly, intra-Golgi vesicle-mediated transport and TRAPPII protein complex, trans-Golgi network localization) produces the protein MECFIPTERGIVTGGVVDEVTLDKLRSSKQDRLFVIFDECLEIYFYLKGKNLSINSISIWINEAIVLESSEQNIFTQIECHEGVLLRLEESTYARKIFRSSVVMTNGYNNKVRLVVRYGEKSVIKRLNGISLQEEEEERDSSDDEMLTSFEPVYSLLPSDDSELEKVSSTTVTKADYEGIGSEDQNQKDEIFELEYPIYSLINMRLRNTALEQISSIISCLEFQTSKAAESLISKHYTSESFSMHFDRVSYNLVNRKAQTEIEPVSKFTMPFEVYLRDSYSINYKLPLLQNSQIYPHHVRINLKYELVIGDKRFPVNTIWETDIALKRPVNPNLIPNASSSTLAVNQSAKPFGVSPRLSATAVSTPSLLYNKLKNVKFSILNNNLKVDMGKKFVLRLQIINTSPVPLDLVVYYNNQSPVIQNSSNITLDRQIQLYKKYKKITEGIILLSNDYKIPIIDPHETYFVDLSFIAIMPGYYQSLAGLKLLDLKTNELIDIGTGASILVQE, from the coding sequence ATGGAGTGTTTTATACCGACTGAGCGTGGGATAGTAACCGGCGGGGTGGTAGACGAGGTTACACTGGACAAGCTGCGAAGCTCAAAGCAGGATAGGTTATTTGTGATCTTTGATGAGTGCTTAGAGATATACTTTTATCTCAAGGGAAAGAATCTTAGTATTAATAGCATTAGCATATGGATCAATGAAGCGATAGTCTTGGAATCATCGGAGCAAAACATATTCACTCAAATTGAATGTCATGAGGGTGTGCTTCTTAGATTGGAAGAGAGCACGTACGCAAGGAAAATATTTAGATCCAGTGTGGTAATGACCAATGGGTATAACAATAAAGTGAGGCTAGTGGTCAGGTATGGTGAAAAATCTGTCATAAAACGCTTGAATGGTATCAGTTTgcaggaagaagaagaggaaagagACAGTTCTGACGATGAAATGCTGACCAGTTTTGAGCCTGTTTATTCTTTGTTACCATCTGATGATAGTGAGTTAGAGAAAGTTTCGTCGACTACGGTAACGAAGGCGGATTATGAAGGTATCGGGTCAGAAGATCAAAATCAGAAGGACGAAATATTTGAACTAGAATACCCAATATACTCATTGATAAATATGAGGCTTCGAAATACGGCACTGGAACAAATATCCTCTATAATATCATGTCTTGAATTCCAAACGTCAAAAGCTGCTGAGAGCTTGATCTCGAAGCATTACACCTCAGAGAGTTTCTCCATGCATTTTGATAGAGTGTCATATAACCTAGTGAATAGGAAAGCACAAACAGAGATAGAACCTGTTTCTAAATTTACTATGCCATTTGAAGTATACCTCCGTGATAGCTATAGTATAAACTACAAGCTTCCCTTGCTGCAAAACAGTCAAATATATCCCCACCATGTCAGGataaacttgaaatatGAATTGGTTATAGGAGATAAGAGATTCCCGGTGAATACTATATGGGAAACCGATATTGCTCTCAAGCGTCCAGTGAATCCTAACTTGATACCAAATGCATCATCCTCTACTCTTGCTGTAAATCAATCAGCAAAGCCATTTGGTGTATCGCCAAGATTAAGTGCCACCGCTGTGTCCACACCATCTCTGTTATACAATAAGTTGAAAAATGTCAAATTCAGCATCCTGAATAACAATTTGAAAGTGGACATGGGCAAGAAGTTTGTTCTAAGGTTGCAGATTATTAACACCTCCCCAGTGCCGTTGGACTTAGTTGTCTACTACAACAACCAATCTCCAGTGATACAAAATTCTAGCAACATAACTTTGGACAGGCAGATACAACTGTACAAGAAATACAAGAAGATAACAGAGGGGATAATTCTACTCTCTAATGACTACAAGATACCAATCATTGATCCGCATGAGACTTATTTTGTGGACTTGAGTTTCATTGCAATAATGCCGGGTTACTACCAATCACTGGCCGGCCTCAAATTACTAGACCTAAAGACAAATGAACTGATAGATATAGGTACTGGAGCATCAATACTGGTACAAGAATAG
- the LSO2 gene encoding Lso2p (CAGL0I08767g~Ortholog(s) have role in iron ion homeostasis and nucleus localization), which produces MGKRFSESAAKKAAGQARKREQAYHKHQAELAAQEAEEAAKWEQGSRKENPKKLLEEQKKQEKLRAKKEREALLAEEEASLGKGGKGKKK; this is translated from the coding sequence ATGGGTAAGAGATTTTCAGAATCTGCTGCGAAGAAAGCCGCTGGACAAGCGAGGAAAAGAGAGCAAGCGTACCATAAGCACCAAGCTGAACTGGCGGCCCAAGAAGCTGAAGAGGCAGCTAAATGGGAGCAAGGTTCCCGCAAGGAAAACCCAAAGAAATTGCTAGAAGAGCagaaaaaacaagaaaagcTTAGagcaaagaaagaaagagaggCACTACTGGCTGAGGAAGAAGCCAGCCTCGGAAAAGGTGGAAAGggtaagaagaaataa
- the PUS6 gene encoding pseudouridine synthase PUS6 (CAGL0I08789g~Ortholog(s) have pseudouridine synthase activity, role in tRNA pseudouridine synthesis and mitochondrion localization), producing MSNIQYYYQSGLRKIYPYYHTRTAFVKGRWHNRTVLDVLVKEFRAHSAEYYGHQIVNGKYKLIRDGQYLDNLSVLDTPIKNNDKLESTVHKHEPPVLQWCSNEANIPGKKIAGIDIVYEDENLLVINKPCGIPIHPTGLYYGNTLTEILKVNGVHALPAYRLDKVTSGLLILSKDTGTASMVQKKIRSHEMQKWYLARVEGAFPHVNEVPHIETLEIQRLDLPIEEQIIQDNSILTIEDSDVYTVEPKKQYPSGLSVPRSAKTIFYPIKYFPHKNESIVACRPITGRTHQIRIHLARLNHPIVNDTIYSQKITRYPERLNFIRSIANWSEAKLTDEELSETFQIFIQESEHFKKKALAENKNCPVCSECGALTLSDPDPEDLSIDLHAWRYSDAEKTLNFKTELPQWVVNE from the coding sequence ATGAGCAATATTCAATACTATTACCAGAGCGGTCTCAGGAAGATATATCCTTACTATCACACAAGGACGGCATTTGTGAAAGGTAGGTGGCACAATAGAACGGTCCTGGATGTACTGGTGAAAGAGTTTCGGGCACATTCTGCAGAATACTATGGCCATCAGATAGTGAACGGTAAATACAAGCTAATCAGAGACGGCCAATATCTCGACAACCTATCAGTATTAGATACGccaataaaaaacaatgaTAAATTGGAATCGACAGTGCACAAGCACGAGCCTCCAGTTTTACAATGGTGCAGTAACGAGGCAAATATACCTGGTAAGAAGATAGCAGGAATTGATATTGTATATGAAGACGAAAACTTATTGGTAATAAACAAACCTTGCGGTATACCAATTCACCCCACAGGGCTCTATTATGGAAATACACTAACTGAGATCTTGAAGGTGAATGGAGTCCATGCTCTTCCAGCTTACAGACTAGATAAAGTGACATCTGGTCTACTAATACTATCAAAGGATACTGGCACTGCTTCTATGgttcaaaagaagatacGATCTCATGAAATGCAAAAATGGTACTTGGCGAGAGTTGAAGGTGCATTCCCACATGTCAATGAAGTACCACATATAGAGACTCTAGAAATACAAAGGCTAGACTTACCAATTGAGGAACAGATAATACAGGATAACTCAATTCTTACTATCGAAGACTCTGATGTATACACAGTTGAACCAAAGAAACAGTACCCATCAGGGTTAAGCGTACCGAGATCAGCTAAGACAATATTTTATCCCATTAAATACTTCCCACATAAGAATGAAAGTATTGTGGCCTGTAGACCAATAACTGGCCGTACACATCAAATAAGAATACACTTAGCTCGGCTAAATCACCCAATTGTTAATGACACAATATATTCTCAGAAGATTACTAGATACCCGGAAAGACTCAACTTTATCCGTTCGATAGCCAATTGGTCAGAAGCAAAACTCACAGATGAAGAGTTGAGTGAAACgtttcaaatattcataCAAGAGTCCGAacattttaaaaaaaaagctctTGCGGAAAATAAGAACTGTCCTGTGTGCTCTGAATGTGGTGCACTTACGCTATCAGATCCTGATCCAGAAGATTTGAGTATTGATCTCCATGCGTGGAGGTATTCGGATGCAGAGAAAACTCTCAATTTTAAGACCGAACTGCCACAATGGGTGGTTAACGAGTAA
- the CLC1 gene encoding clathrin light chain CLC1 (CAGL0I08833g~Ortholog(s) have role in clathrin-dependent endocytosis, exocytosis, positive regulation of endocytosis, protein trimerization and actin cortical patch, endosome, trans-Golgi network localization), whose translation MSEKFPPLENNDSDLVANLDNSTDFLKREAEVLGDEFKTEQDAELLDDGSLSDFNNDNAAKDNEDAAVQENLNTSESYDDFGDMQQSTTTAEDRSHVVQEWKTKRDNEIREKDEAELEAKKKLQDEAIKYIDDFYDNYNKKKEQHISTTKKEAEEFLKERDQFFSQDNTTWDRVLQLINVDDADVIGGRDRSKFKEILLKLKGKTGVPGA comes from the coding sequence atgtcTGAGAAATTCCCCCCATTGGAGAACAATGATAGCGACCTTGTAGCTAACCTTGATAATAGCACAGATTTCCTGAAGAGGGAAGCAGAGGTTTTAGGAGATGAATTCAAGACTGAGCAAGACGCTGAATTGCTTGATGATGGCAGCTTATCCGACTTCAACAACGACAATGCTGCCAAGGATAATGAGGATGCTGCTGTGCAGGAGAATCTAAATACATCTGAATCATATGATGACTTCGGTGACATGCAGCAATCTACCACTACGGCTGAAGATCGTTCCCATGTTGTACAAGAATGGAAAACTAAGCGTGACAACGAAATAAGGGAGAAGGACGAGGCTGAATTAGAGGCCAAGAAGAAACTCCAGGACGAGGCTATCAAATACATAGATGACTTTTATGACAActacaacaagaagaaagagcaACACATAAGCACAACCAAGaaagaagctgaagaatttttgaaagaaagagatcaGTTCTTCTCACAGGACAACACTACTTGGGATCGTGTGTTGCAATTGATCAATGTTGATGACGCAGATGTTATCGGTGGTAGAGACAGATCCAAGTTTAAGGAAATTCTGTTGAAGCTAAAGGGGAAAACTGGTGTCCCAGGTGCTTGA
- a CDS encoding uncharacterized protein (CAGL0I08811g~Ortholog(s) have peroxisome localization) → MSKGNLSFIIRVLLERQAGTVNGLKLVRRRVVVMVCSSLLLLIRRIKNSGGMSKIDIRNWCLNTIAVLFATNASPYIKPILDNKKYDKLIDRITLIFSIMISRTVPEKLVSFSVANVIINGIRNFISAKKPDATASSLLNHAATSMLITLIYLLDDKKSRLYKSIIFNDKNLFYDFAIIFSTISIHSFYMDVMNKLGSKKIDKDFLLELYERRKTYRKYKANYSEISNNSKVIVDKFREKYEITFKRQRTKLEKILNSRLFQNFISTSQWCIFKVLLMHIFRKESGRFRFNGTTKKFVATFISLLTLDFGKVMSVNTWILKLLTYYISIKYYHWWQVTEEINKVVLSIASALIV, encoded by the coding sequence ATGAGCAAAGGTAACTTATCCTTTATCATTCGAGTATTACTCGAAAGACAGGCTGGTACTGTCAATGGGTTGAAATTAGTAAGGAGGCGTGTGGTTGTAATGGTTTGCAGTAGTTTATTACTGCTAATTCGGCGGATTAAGAACTCTGGCGGTATGAGTAAAATTGATATACGAAATTGGTGTTTGAATACTATTGCAGTTCTATTTGCGACCAATGCTTCTCCATATATAAAACCTATTTTGGATAATAAGAAATACGATAAGCTGATCGATAGAATAActctaatattttcaatcaTGATTTCTAGGACAGTACCTGAAAAGCTGGTTTCATTTTCAGTTGCTAACGTTATAATAAATGGAATCCGTAATTTCATAAGTGCCAAAAAACCTGATGCTACTGCATCATCTCTACTGAACCATGCTGCAACTTCGATGTTAATTACGCTTATATACCTTTTGGATGACAAAAAAAGCCGGTTGTACAAGTCGATTATATTCAATGACAAGAATCTCTTCTATGATTTCGCCATAATTTTTTCTACCATTTCCATTCATTCATTTTATATGGACGTGATGAATAAGCTTGGTTCTAAGAAAATAGATAAGGACTTCTTACTTGAACTTTATGAGCGTCGAAAAACTTACAGGAAATACAAAGCAAACTACTCAGAAATATCAAACAATTCAAAGGTCATAGTAGATAAATTCagagaaaaatatgaaataaCATTCAAAAGGCAGAGAACAAAGCTTGAGAAAATACTGAATTCGAGGCTATTCCAAAACTTCATTAGTACGAGTCAGTGGTGTATATTTAAAGTTTTACTAATGCATATTTTTAGGAAAGAGAGTGGTAGGTTCAGATTTAATGGAACGACCAAAAAATTCGTTGCTACATTTATAAGTCTATTAACCTTAGACTTCGGGAAGGTGATGAGTGTCAATACCtggatattgaaattattaacGTATTACATCTCAattaaatattatcattgGTGGCAAGTAACTGAAGAGATTAACAAGGTTGTCCTGTCTATTGCGTCTGCCCTAATAGTATAA
- the MRPS35 gene encoding mitochondrial 37S ribosomal protein mS45 (CAGL0I08877g~Ortholog(s) have structural constituent of ribosome activity and mitochondrial small ribosomal subunit localization), translating into MFRPAASGKSSSLLQGNICCYQQVRNLSRRRLAYPFYPFKRLGRQHPKKHDTNLKYAMRQFLGPKNYKGEYVMNTYFAVPNNHVPNYIKPDIERGQALRDPNTGKRLTERYDGALVDAPHNKRLEDVSERRQLQPFPSNPHCKTNYMVSEELKAQIYNDIETNGLSTQQVSHNYGLKIPRVEAIVKLMKVEKKWEKLNRISPDLKVMSETLYKMFPLFVPEVPANRENLSEIPVPQKALSSRFLTIAESQPFGPVDAAKVLELEPAVKTLEKLSTIGEHSEGHIEKKEHKKKVVYGELKEGERSVLKFTHAKVGEVGHRYGRVLRDNKKDRKIGFNELGQMVYI; encoded by the coding sequence ATGTTTCGCCCGGCCGCCAGTGGTAAGAGCAGTTCGCTCCTGCAAGGAAACATATGCTGCTATCAGCAGGTCAGGAACCTTTCGAGAAGGAGACTAGCGTATCCGTTCTATCCTTTCAAGAGATTGGGGAGGCAGCATCCAAAGAAACATGACACCAATCTGAAGTATGCCATGAGACAATTTCTTGGCCCAAAGAACTACAAGGGTGAGTATGTCATGAACACTTATTTTGCAGTACCTAACAACCATGTGCCTAACTATATCAAACCGGACATCGAAAGAGGGCAGGCTCTGAGGGATCCAAACACAGGTAAAAGACTAACTGAACGTTATGATGGTGCTTTGGTTGACGCTCCACATAACAAGAGACTCGAAGATGTTTCTGAGAGAAGACAGCTACAACCGTTCCCTTCAAATCCACACTGCAAGACCAACTACATGGTGAGTGAGGAACTTAAGGCTCAGATATACAACGACATAGAGACTAATGGTCTTTCTACCCAACAGGTTTCTCATAACTACGGTTTGAAGATTCCCCGCGTAGAGGCAATTGTGAAGTTGATGAAAGTTGAAAAGAAGTGGGAGAAACTCAACAGAATATCCCCAGATTTAAAGGTTATGTCTGAGACACTGTATAAGATGTTTCCATTGTTTGTCCCAGAAGTTCCAGCTAACAGAGAAAACCTATCAGAAATTCCGGTCCCACAGAAGGCCCTATCTTCTAGATTCTTAACCATCGCTGAGTCACAACCATTTGGTCCAGTAGATGCTGCCAAAGTGTTAGAGTTAGAGCCTGCTGTAAAAACATTGGAAAAGTTGTCTACCATTGGTGAACACAGTGAGGGCCACatagagaagaaagaacacAAGAAGAAGGTAGTTTACGGTGAATTGAAGGAGGGCGAAAGATCCGTGCTAAAGTTTACACACGCCAAAGTAGGTGAAGTGGGACACCGTTACGGTCGTGTGCTTCGCGACAACAAGAAGGACAGAAAGATTGGATTTAATGAACTTGGTCAAATGGTTTACATATGA
- the PSD2 gene encoding phosphatidylserine decarboxylase 2 (CAGL0I08745g~Ortholog(s) have phosphatidylserine decarboxylase activity): MGIGKRKRRGEKEDRMRNGLFLEVHLVGTKKIELFQRFQCCPTCFVTTNTFFVKRSSRLKNSNTRWNQIVKLKLPARPVSPYVDLVVYDCISSKHSHGVNDESDLNSGSEVENKRKRGYSSSSALTPYSRTNLSVSGESISDASIYGNSTAEGTRSNVTSKNLPYLTIDNNKSSTTAHRHSRSFGNLSLQRLSIPSPSVSSSPSGYSPSGQKRNFTSDSNNQGSLGTRNKSSYLYVGETRVSLTDIFKVKDTATGYNFFQPPQWFPLYDKKRQKSDDFGKEQIIGEIQVGFRLKCNNRSHSIVQEFNEWNKYLHENKKSNLDLRNVYSSSAYLDDENEDLLSMKDPDARDLCDEFIEENINLDEEQVVMDEDDDDELEDDVLAIPNELIEPLGLLHLSSNNSDDSTSPDASGKNDSDPSNDAFDELENGYEDDVESFSDELKDIDYFPDEPLISENLENSSILTIPTMVTALDEYEVVLPSSDEVMTLDDVIASRNSSPDTPTDGLSRIKSGSPHIRSTGSFKDDRNEESENSSDLNSTILKMNRKKLFPMLKRKRTRANYSSFSNYYETLLSRKFQLSKREHALGVMFVHFESIEGLPELKNKISKTYYAMDPFIIMTFGRRVFKTSWRKHTLNPVFDERAAFEIYPNEKHYDIHLSVMDKDSFSYNDMIAKYELTLQEVMQKQTPDHDWKVIEIPLKLTLRDSENFDSPVLRLGIRYVPYSHLKSYFWKRAVSLSTDRETFDLVQTLLFLQRLGSFSEFDVLEFFSYYKKLPWSGETLTQDELVNGLQQWTKSGDFKNIWKCPSCFRSFRPSNNDMNSKLILENDLITHFALCSFKKCGKVLKPSYVSSQFASKRWFSKLLIKLTYGKYAVGSNNANILVQDRDTGIVLEEKISAHVKVGMRIIYNGKGKESKKFKTLLKTLSVRQGKKFDNPLSAKQIDSFIKFHDLDMSQCEPTEYRTFNEFFYRKLKPGSRPPEGDTSEVMVSAADSRCTVYSTIQKSKEIWIKGSKFSLNRLTGGYRPEIFNDSSCSIAIFRLAPQDYHRIHCPVDGVVGKPIFIKGEYYTVNPMAVRSELDVFGENVRVIVPIETKEFGPLLYIAVGAMMVGSIILTCQEGDFKRRGDEMGYFKFGGSTVILVMQSKKLIFDSDLVSNSLEGIETLVKVGMSIGHTPNIKEIKRRKVKPTDEKQIEKIKRSISVAEHKAENAGNIPWQMQLLEKDIREGNLWGTDT; the protein is encoded by the coding sequence ATGGGTATTgggaagaggaagaggagaGGTGAGAAGGAGGACCGGATGCGTAATGGGTTGTTCTTGGAGGTCCACCTTGTTGGCACTAAGAAGATAGAGCTTTTCCAGCGATTCCAGTGTTGTCCCACCTGTTTTGTGACCACTAATACATTTTTTGTGAAAAGGTCATCGCGGCTGAAGAATTCCAATACCAGGTGGAACCAGATAGTAAAGTTGAAGCTGCCGGCCAGGCCAGTGTCGCCGTATGTAGACTTGGTTGTTTACGATTGCATTTCTTCTAAACATTCTCACGGAGTGAATGATGAAAGTGATTTGAATAGTGGTTCCGAGGTGGAAAataagagaaagagaggTTACTCTTCGAGTTCTGCGCTGACGCCATACTCAAGAACAAACCTCAGTGTTAGCGGTGAAAGCATTTCTGATGCATCGATATATGGAAACTCAACAGCGGAAGGAACCAGGTCGAACGTAACGTCCAAAAACTTGCCATACTTGACAATTGACAATAACAAAAGCTCTACAACAGCACATAGACATTCTAGATCTTTCGGAAATTTGAGTCTACAGAGACTTAGTATCCCAAGTCCAAGTGTGAGTTCTTCTCCCAGTGGTTATAGTCCATCAGGGCAAAAGCGAAATTTCACGTCTGATAGTAATAATCAAGGTAGCTTGGGCACAAGGAATAAGTCTTCCTATCTCTACGTTGGTGAAACTAGAGTTTCTCTGACTGACATATTCAAAGTAAAAGATACAGCTACTGGAtacaatttctttcaacCTCCGCAATGGTTCCCGCTTTATGATaagaaaagacaaaaaTCAGATGATTTTGGTAAAGAACAAATCATTGGAGAGATCCAAGTGGGATTTCGGTTGAAGTGTAATAACAGAAGCCATTCAATTGTACAGGAATTTAACGAATGGAACAAATACCTGCATgagaataagaaaagtaACCTTGATTTAAGAAATGTTTACAGTTCATCAGCTTATCTGGATGATGAAAACGAAGATCTTTTATCAATGAAGGACCCCGATGCTAGAGACTTGTGTGACGAGTTTATCGAAGAAAACATTAACCTTGATGAAGAGCAAGTGGTcatggatgaagatgatgatgatgaactTGAAGATGATGTATTGGCTATACCCAATGAATTGATTGAACCACTTGGTCTTTTGCATCTAAGTTCTAATAACTCTGATGATTCAACAAGCCCCGATGCATCTGGCAAAAATGATAGTGATCCAAGTAACGATGCATTTGATGAATTAGAAAACGGTTATGAAGATGACGTTGAATCATTTTCAGATGAACTAAAAGATATCGACTATTTTCCAGATGAGCCATTAATATCTGaaaatttggaaaattCAAGTATCTTGACTATACCGACAATGGTGACAGCTCTAGATGAATACGAAGTTGTCCTGCCCAGTAGTGATGAAGTTATGACCTTGGATGATGTCATAGCATCTAGAAACAGCTCACCGGACACGCCTACAGATGGTTTATCCAGGATTAAGAGCGGAAGTCCACATATCAGATCTACTGGTTCTTTTAAGGATGATAGAAATGAAGAATCTGAAAATAGTTCAGATCTGAACAGtacaattttgaaaatgaacaGAAAGAAATTATTTCCAATGCTGAAAAGGAAGAGAACAAGAGCTAACTACTCTTCGTTCTCTAACTATTATGAGACACTGCTAAGTAGAAAATTTCAGCTCTCAAAGAGAGAACATGCACTTGGTGTAATGTTTGTGCATTTTGAGTCCATAGAAGGTTTGCCAGAATTAAAGAATAAGATATCTAAAACATACTACGCAATGGAtccatttattattatgaCATTTGGTCGGAGAGTGTTTAAAACTTCGTGGAGAAAGCACACGTTAAACCCTGTGTTTGATGAACGCGCTGCTTTCGAAATTTATCCAAACGAAAAGCATTACGATATACATCTAAGTGTTATGGACAAAGattctttttcatataaTGATATGATAGCTAAGTATGAATTAACACTGCAAGAAGTAATGCAGAAACAAACTCCAGATCATGATTGGAAGGTTATTGAAATTCCTCTAAAATTGACATTACGAGattctgaaaattttgattCTCCAGTTTTAAGATTAGGAATTAGATATGTACCCTATTCGCATTTGAAGAGTTATTTCTGGAAAAGGGCTGTATCTCTTTCTACAGATAGAGAGACTTTTGACCTCGTTCAAACCCTGTTATTTTTGCAAAGATTAGGCTCTTTTTCCGAGTTTGATGTCTTGgagtttttttcttattacAAAAAATTGCCCTGGAGTGGAGAAACATTAACACAGGATGAACTAGTGAATGGGCTTCAACAATGGACAAAATCAGGagattttaaaaatatctgGAAGTGTCCATCCTGTTTTAGATCATTTCGCCCTTCTAATAATGATATGAATTCAAAATTAATACTGGAAAATGATTTGATAACCCATTTTGCTCTTTGTAGTTTCAAAAAATGTGGAAAAGTTCTAAAGCCATCATATGTTTCATCTCAATTTGCTTCCAAAAGGTGGTTCAGTAAGTTATTGATTAAGCTAACTTATGGTAAGTATGCAGTTGGGTCAAATAATGCCAATATTTTAGTACAGGACAGAGATACTGGTATTGTTttggaagaaaagataagTGCACATGTAAAGGTGGGTATGagaataatatataatggGAAAGGtaaagaatcaaaaaagTTTAAAACGCTATTGAAAACGCTATCCGTGAGACAAGgcaaaaaatttgataatcCCTTATCCGCTAAACAAATTGACTCCTTCATTAAATTTCATGACTTGGATATGAGTCAGTGTGAACCTACAGAATATCGTACCtttaatgaatttttttaccGGAAGCTAAAACCAGGGAGTAGGCCACCTGAAGGTGATACTTCTGAGGTGATGGTTTCGGCAGCAGATTCTAGATGTACTGTTTATTCTACTATTCAAAAATCTAAAGAAATCTGGATCAAAGGAAGTAAGTTCAGCTTGAATAGATTAACAGGTGGTTATCGTCCAGAAATCTTTAACGATTCTTCATGCAGCATAGCAATTTTTAGATTGGCACCGCAAGACTATCATAGGATACATTGTCCTGTAGATGGTGTGGTTGGAAAGcctatatttattaaaggaGAATATTACACAGTTAATCCAATGGCTGTCAGAAGTGAATTAGACGTCTTTGGTGAAAATGTAAGAGTTATTGTACCAATAGAAACTAAGGAGTTTGGTCctttattatatattgCAGTCGGTGCTATGATGGTCGGGTCAATAATTTTAACGTGTCAAGAAGGTGATTTTAAGAGACGAGGTGACGAAATGGGCTATTTCAAGTTTGGAGGCTCGACAGTAATATTGGTTATGCAATCGAAGAAGTTAATATTTGATTCTGATCTAGTTAGCAACTCTTTAGAGGGCATAGAAACTTTGGTTAAAGTTGGGATGAGCATTGGACATACTCCtaatattaaagaaataaaaagaagaaaagtgaAACCCACGGATGAAAAgcaaatagaaaaaattaaGAGAAGTATATCAGTAGCCGAACATAAAGCTGAAAATGCTGGCAATATTCCCTGGCAGATGCAGCTTCTCGAGAAAGATATCAGAGAAGGTAATTTATGGGGAACCGACACTTGA